gtgtgtgtgtgtgcgtgtgcgtgcgcgcgtgtgtgcgcgcgtgtgtgtgtcgtgtgcccATTGCTAACAGTAACCCTAATCCCAATGCCATGCTGTCCGCACCAGCCAGATTAACCGCAGATTACAGTTTAGAGAAAGTTACAGATACTTGTGTACCCAAACGCAGTACCTTGGGGgagacataatataatataatataatataatataatataatataatataatataatataatataatataatataatataatataatataatataatataatataatataatatataatacagaGTACCTTTGTGAGGGATACATGTATAGTCGATTTTCCCTAAAAACCTTTATAACGTGCATACGCTACTATTATTCTAACACAGTATAAGAGTCATGGGGAATTCTCCATGGTCATTACGTTCCGACCTAATTTTTTGTCACGCCGTCAAAATCTTCAAATAATTATCAAAATGTATGGATGTGTTTGATAATAGCCTATGCATCAGCTTTTTCCTTTTATACTGAAATAAATCATGTCTATCATTTTTCACTCTCTTTTCCGTATCGCAGTCCTTTATTCAATACCACATCTTGTTTCAATTTTGGGAATGACAATAAAAGGatgaattaacaaaaaaaaatcaccacagCTCTGCGACACACCCAGGACCCCTCCGCGACTGACTTTTGGTTCCCAACCCACCAGTTAGGAAACACTACATACAATATAATACTCTTGCCAGGAACCATTTGCTTTGTTGTTTCTCTATTGTCTGtaactgctgagtgtgtgtggccTACTGTTAGTTCTCTAGATAGCATCAGTCAAGTAAGTCAGGACTCCTCGTTACTACTGCATCTCAGTATCTCCTCAGCCTCTGTTCACAATGTCAATACCGCAGTTCATACTGTCCTCTACCACCATGGCATAGTTtggtgtgggtgtctgtctgtgcgcgcgcgtgcgtgtgcgtctgtctgtctgtctgtctgtctgtctgtctgtctgtctgtctgtctgtctgtctgtgtgtaagtaGAGATACTTCAGTAAAATaaattggtgcgtgtgtgtgtgcgatcttcCCTTTGTGATTCAGTGGCATCACAATGTCTCAAGAGCTCACAACCCAGCAGGACCCACGGCCTGTTACTATTGGACAGCAGGACACCCAGCCTTTTCTTATTGGACAGCAGGACATAGCCCCTTTTCTGATTGGACAAAGCCATGCGTCTCCAGTGTTGTCCTCCACAAGAACGTGGGACACTTCTCCTGCTATCATCGACCAACAGAATGGGTCCTCTATGCCAATTGGCCCACATCATGGTTCTCCCGTTCGATTGGACCCCAGAAGGAACTCTGTCCCGCCTACCCAGCCCCTCCCAGCCAAACAGCTGCTGGCATATCTGCCCCGCCCCAGCCCCGGCAAGACCAGATACACACCCTACTCAAAGacggtaaacaaacacacacacacacacgcacgcacgcacgcacgcacgcacgcacacacgcacgcacgcacgcacgcacgcacgcacgcactcacactcaggcaaggcaggcaggcagccgcttgaggCCATCAAGCccatagatagtgaataacagcccacactttaccacagtagtggcaattttgtatcaaatgttcattctcttgcattttcgcttgggaccccacctgaccctagaattgcCACTGCACATAGTAAATGTATCtgtgggcgtttgtgtgtgtgtttgcgtgccgtgcctgcgtgtgttacAATGTGTCTTTGCTCTGGGTTTCCAGGTGGACATGAAGGTGGCTGCTGTGGTAGTGGCGGCCCTAAACTCCCACAACGTTCCTGATCCATCACCACACAACATTCCCTCTGCATCCCACAGTATCCCAACAGCATCTCAGAACTTAACCCTTACATCCCACAGCATTCCCGTTTCATCCCCCATTATTCCCCCTACATCTCACACTATTTCCGGTAACTCAAACAGTATTCTCTTTCCATCCCACTCTATTCCAGCTACAACACACGGTATTCCAACAACACCTCAGACCATAACTCTTATATCTCACAGTGTTTCCACTACCGGTACACCCGACATGATTCCAGCAACATCCTCCAGTATGCCCACTATGCCCCCTCTGTATCCAGCTCCCCCCTCGTATCAACGCCCCCTTTCCTTCCCCTCTCCCACATCACAAACCCCACATCCCTCTTCCCAACCCCCCCTttctccacctcccccctcctctcaaccACCACatccctcgtcctcgtcctctcctctcccccttgctcccccctcCTCAAAGTACTCTTTTCCTGCTCCCTTCGCCAAGCCTGCACACCACCCCCGTCGCACATCCCAACCAACCCCCCtcgccctccccctccctctagcTTCCCCCTCCTCCCagccctcacctctccctcccctctcttccccccaggTCCCCCCCACCCCTGTTCCCACCCCCACCCTGACCCCGATCTCCACCCCTGTGCCGGTTCCGGATGTGTCGGTTCGAGAGGAGTCGCGTCGGCCCTCTACTTCCCCCTCTTCCCAAGCCCCTCTCCCACCACTCCCTACCGCCCAGCCCCCCTCCATtccaaccaccacctccacctcctctcctgtgtctccTGCTGCCGTGGTTCCGGTCCCGGAGGCGTCGTCTCGAGAGGAGTCGGGTCGCTCGATGCGTTCGTTCCGTGCGCGCCACCTGAAGCGCCTAGTGGCCACCCGCTGGCAGAACACCGTGCTCGGAACAGACCGCGCCGCCGCCGCTAAACCACGCCCCCCGGAACCAGACCACTCCCTCTCCGACCCCTTAGGTACACACACTGTTTACAacggtggattgtgtgtgtgtgtgtgtgtgtgtgttttctttctcaTGGAAGTGTTTGTTTATGgtaaatactgtacatgtgtatttaTGGTTGTTTGTAAGTgtaaactggtgtgtgtgtgtgtgtgtgtgtgtgtgtgtgtgtgtgtgtgtgtgtgtgtgtgtgtgtgtgtgtgtgtgtgtgtgtgtgtgtgtgtgtgtgtgtgtgtgtgtgtgtgtgtgtgtgtgtgtgtgtgtcagccacacCCAACATCCGGCGAAAGCCGCGTAGCAAGCTGCTGGGAGATGAGGGGGCTGGGACTGGTGGCTTTGGAGCAGGAGCACGCCAGCGCTACGTCACCAAGGTGGGTACTGTGTCAACCTGCACCCCATCCAGAAGCATTACACACTATTATACTGTAGGATGTTAccatgtagtgcagtgtttctcaacagtttcTCAGGGCTGCCGTGGAAacatggctgatgaataaattatgtaatataatacatatttgtcttaaTTGatcagttaatgctagtcagtggaatctttcatctgccatttacgcacaataaagtagatATAGGTATATAGAtatagtcagctgcaacttcgaacgtaggttgtgtgacgtctccaaatgtgttacttttctaagcttgtgtggtatcggatgcgatgccatgttacggcttgttggttggggtgccttgaaatatttcatgaattgaaagggtgcctcacctaaaaaaaggtcGAGAAACATTGATGTAGTGTATTCTGATGTAATTTAGTCTAATGTTATGAAAAGTGTTTTGTGTTAATCTGGGCCCCATCAAGGATGAGCGGTGTCTCCTGTCCATTACTCTAAACTAGTATTATcatgtaatgtggtgtaatgaTATGTAGTGTTATCTATAGGAGGGGAAGTGTTGTTTTAGCCTGGGCCCCACTGAGGATAAGTGGCGTTTCCTGCCTCTCTTCTATTACGTTTCACAGTAGGATGGGTAACATTTTACTTGAtatgttcctgcataacacattcatagaagctgttataaagtctgcaTGAAGCATTCATGATTATTTCATCATGACCCATTTATACCAAACCTTCCATGAACCTAGCGGatggaaggacagcaacttgtcaaaataaaagttatacaaagcagcattgcaggcagtggtgtagtctacttttttgaggtgggtatactgtatatttgtgctattcaaaacaatggatcaatccattttaagtgggtatactgaaatccctgaaatttagaagtgggtatactccgtatacccgcattctacatagactacaccactgattgcaagttttgttctgaaccctcaatgattactgagaggGGGTTAGATGATTCAGTGGCACATGCCACTCCAAGTGCACTTTGTCGAACTGTGCCTGGACCAAAACCCATTCCTGAACCTTAACTGTCAGTGAACAATGTCCACCAACCTAAAACATAGCCATCCTTTGGCATGCCACCTCtccatgccacatgccactaaatcatctaaGTCCAACTGGATTTATGGAAACAATCATGGAAatagtcatgaatccttcattcAATGTGCACAAAAGCTGCTATGGATGTGTTGTGCTGCGacacatcaagtaaagtgtaatatttataggctatacattcacatattgcatattttttttccgcgggggagaaacccccgaacacCCAATTATCACAATCCATCTCTGGCCATCCCCccggtttgattttacaactcgaccactgagtGTAACCGTAAGATGTTTGCCATACAATAGAATCTAATCTAGCATAATGTAATCGAATGTCATCACTAGGACGGCAAGTGCCGTGTGAACCTGGGCCCCATCGAGGATAAGCTGCGTTTCCTGTCGGACATCTTCACTACGCTGGTGGACCTGCCGCTGCGCTGGTTCCTGGTGGCGTTCTCCACCGCCTACCTGTCCACCTGGCTGGCCTTCGCACTGCTCTACTACCTGGCTGCCCGGCAGGTGCTGAATAACTGTTATTCATTattataaataattattattcctgtcagatccactcttgtcaaaaatgagacgggaaaaagagatacatttcagaagctttatttctgaatgcatacatttgtgtttgggggtatggctctgttcaaaggaagttccccggcttctctgtgagctccatggaagccaatacagggaacagcagcatcctcaggtggagtgccttccatttagctggactGGCAAAATACCCCccagaacagagcaagcaacaacaacatgacattgtttggTAATGAtcagtctggtggagcaggggaggtggtgggagcaaaacaagcagcaaaaagcaatgacaggaaaacaaatttggtagtttaaataaagcgcgccaaatgtcagcatccaattgcgagctgcagctgattaaccaaagtgcagctgattagtggagagttgtatgggttgggtcggcgttAGCCAGTAGGGAAAAGGgtgcgttgactacgtggtctgccagaactaacgcaggttccTTCATTAATAACGGAACCATTtgaactgtattttattttttatttaattcaatTGCTTAGGTATGGAGTGTTGTCCTATTGTCAACTTGCATTTTTGTCCTAGATGGGGTGGAGTGggatgttgtgtttgtgtattatgcGCTTTTGTAACCGTATCAGACGTACTGTAAATGGCACCGAataattttccgaaaggacaataaatattctatctatctacctatcagCACGGGGACCTGCCACACACGTACGGGATCGACGGGCATGACAGTGACACCACGCACACGCCCCACGCCACACGCCCGTCACACGCCTGCTTTGAGAACATGGATGGCTTCCTGGCCGCGCTGCTGATGTCTGTGGAGACACAGCGCACCATTGGATACGGCAGCCGACAGGtaaggtgtcacacacacacacacacatatacacacacacacacacacacacacacacacacacacacatacacacacacacacagactaagcaTACTATTGGCTAACTCAGCCGACAGGTAAGGAGACACAGCGTACCATTGGTTAAACCAGCCGGCAGGTAGGGAGGAGTAAGGGTCCTGATAACTGTTTCTGATGGGCTATGGCAGGTGCTGTAGGGGACAGCACTGGTTTAATTACTGTTTCCATTAGCTAGGGATGAAAAAGGGACAAATTCCATTGTCTATGAGGAgatttaagcgtgtgtgtgtgtgtgtgtgtgtgtgtgtgtgtgtgtgtgtgtgtgtgtgtgtgtgtgtgtgtgtgtgtgtgtgtgtgtgtgtgtgtgtgcctgtctgtgtgttcttgtgtgtgtgcaggtgtcgtCCCAGTGCCTGCAGGGGGCAGTGTTGATCATGCTGCAGTCTATTCTGGGCTCCATGATCGACGCCTTGACGGTGGGCTGCATGTTCGTCAAGATCTCGCGGCCGCAGCAGCGAGCCCAGACGCTACTGTTCAGCCACCACTGTGTCATCGCCGAGAGGGACGGACGGTGAGTATTATGGGCTGTGGCGTGCATGTCGTCGTCACGGTAGCAATATTTTTTTCCTAGTAGGGTGACGCCAGAggtggcctctgattggtcgaacttccagagcggcaagactgcaacacgTGAGATGGGGGAGTTACAGGAGAGTGTTGAAGCCGAAAACACGCCGACATTCGCCACACTTTTGAtatgtgcctaaacctaaaccttccctaaacttaacctgtcaggaaagcaatgtttcttattctttacttttgccaagaacggcGAAATAAGCAAGGTATTGGCGAATTtgatgcgaaattgtgcccagaccaaaacccacgcctaaaccctaacctgtcacaggaagttgtgaaggttgaccaatgagaagccgagtttggccatctgtggcgtccctgtactaggaaaaaaaaaatagcgTCACGGTAACGGTAACAATGTCTCTGTGCTACGGCGTCCAGACGCTACTCTTCAGCCACCATTGCGTCATCTCCGAGAGGGACGGACGGTTAGGATGTTtcctctagtgcagtggttctcaaccttttttggccaAACGTCCCCCTGACCTCCTCATACACCTCTCAATAcccttcccccccccaaaaaaaccccaaaaaacccacACATTTGTTGGGTTATTATTTGATTATTATATTTCGTTTTGTTATATTATAGTTTACTTTTAGCCCAATGATAATGTTgtctttaaaggggcacaaggtaggatgacatcGTTTGtgcagtgcccgtggcatgcctgtttcaaaatctacaccgtaatgaaaaaatgctgttcaaataaactcgctgtgagtgatcacagaatgccagcagttgatacaaatctgaatacggtatgtaaagcgatgttttcaaatgaaaagtatttcccacgacactcgttcggactgcgctgtcaaaagttgcatgtggggttttctgacagcggactgtggaaGAGCCATTGTTCACTTTGTTCACTCGCATAaacatcggctgactcgggaccgtgattaattattCTTTttatcctacctggagcccctttaaggtATTATGGGAGGTGATGTGTACGTCATAGTAACGGTAAAAATGTATTTAAGGTATTATAGGATGTGACGTATGTGTCACGGTAACGATATCTCTATACTATTGTGGGCTGTGACACGCTGGGCCTCTTTGTGTATGTAATGGTAACAGAATATCTGAAGTATTATGGATTGTGACGTGTatctaacacacacgcgcacacagacacacacacacacacacacacacacgcgtatctAACAGTTAGTATTGTCGTAGGCTGTGTCTGTTGTTCCGCATTGGAGACCTGCGTCAGAGCCACATGGTGGATGCCAAGATCCGTGCCAAACTCATCAAGTCCCGCCAGACCAGCGAGGGAGAGTTCATACCACTGGAGCAGTCCGAGATCAACCTggggtacactcacacacacacacacacacacacacacacacacacacacacacgtgcacacacacacacgtcagataaAGGGTGTTCATACCTTTGAGAATAATGCCTACAACCTACAATGTACCTTTGAGAACTGGGGCCGGCGCTGTGTCACACTAAGCCACACATGCTGCCAATGACAGGTGAGTTTgccctttggcaggtgaaatatgtcaacccacccgtcaccttgacgactgaaatttttctacaggcgcctgggttaatgctgaattatacgcagcatccaacatcaaaggtttaagcaaattgagCAAATTGaaaaaagagttattggcatcacaataactgaatttatgacctctgaaataATAGTATTGACCAGCATTATGTTTGGAACAGTTGAATATGTtcaatggtgactggtaaaaactgtgagtgactggtagattttagaatctacctgccacagtgagtggtggggaaaatgtttaagttccagctctggtgtgtgtgtgtgtgtgtctttgcgtgtgtgtgtgtgttagtgtttgtgtgtgtgtgtgtgtgtgtgtgtgtgtgtgtgtgtgtgtgtgtgcgtgcgcgtgcgtgcgtgcgtgtgtgcgtgtgtgtgtgtgtgtgtgtgcgcctaacaaccattgtggagtgccagatgtccccactaaCATGGAGTTAATGGTACTTTGTGTGGCCCATATTTTGTGTAGACATATTgaaatattggtgtgtgtgtgtgtgtgtgcgtgtgcgtgtgcgtgtgtgtgtgtgtgtgtgtgtgtgtgtttgtgtgtgtgtgtgtgtgtgtgtgtgtgtgtgtgtgtgtgtgtgtgtgtgtgtgtgtgtgtgtgtgtgtgtgtgtgtgtgcgtgtgtatgcttgtgtgtaggTATGACACGGGGGGAGACCGGCTGCTGCTGGTGGAGCCTCAGACCATCACCCATGTCATCAGTGACAGCTCCCCCTTCTGGACCGTGAGCGCCACTGCACTGCAGAGGGAACACCTTGAAATCATCGTTATACTGGAGGGCATTGTGGAAACATcaggtcactcactcactcacacacacacacacacacacacacacacacacacacacacacacacacacacacacacacacacacacacacatagtgcctTCTGAATGCCCatgcccttgttgggaaagttgccctcagcatataaaaacctaaatatctcagcatctgacgcacataaaaacatgaaatacgttgcatttaaaccctaaaacCNtcatcttgcattagaatgtgttcattcaggtgtaacatacccacatttatattaaaaaagctaaaatctcaagagccttaatgcagcgtatatacatcaggctaaaatgggttaagtgagATTTATCCTTTACTCTTTGtcggtgtgtgcgtttgtttgtgtgtgtgtgtgtgtgtgtgtgtgtgtgcgtgcgtgcgtgcgtgcgtgcgtgcgtgtgtgtgtgtgtgtgtgtgtgtgtgtgtgtgtgtgtgtgtgtgtgtgtgtgtgtgtgtgtgtgtgtgtgtgtgtgtgtgtgtgtgtgtgtgtgtgtgtgcgtgtgcgtgcgtgtgcgtgtgtgtgtgtgtagcatattTTATATGCATatctgtctatgtatgtgtgaggGCATATTATTAATGTTCTACATCTGtgtattactgtatgtgtgtgtaggcatgacgTGTCAGGCGCGTACGTCCTATACGGAGGATGAGATCCTGTGGGGGCATCGCTTTGAGAGCTGCATGCTGTTGGAAGAGGGCTGTTTCAGAGTGGACTACGCCGCCTTCCACAAGACCTTCGAGGTCCCCACCTCACCCCTCAGCGCACAGCAGAGGAGTCTAACACAGGAATCGTAAtataaagtgtgcgtgtgcgtgtgtgtgtgtgtgtgcgtgcgtgcgtgcgtgtatgttggaGGAGGACTGTTTCAGAGTGGACTACGCTGCATTCCACATTTGAGGTCCCAACATCCCCACTCAGCACACAGCAGAGTAAAGTGTACAACaaagtcatagtgtgtgtgtgtgtgtgtgtgtgtgtgtgtgtgtgtgtgtgtgtgtgtgtgtgtgtgtgtgtgtgtgtgtgtgtgtgtgtgtgtgtgtgcgtgtgtgtgtgttggaggagggCTGTTTCAGAGTGGACTACGCCGCATTCCACAAGACCTTCGAGGCCCCAACGTCACCCGTCAGCGCACAGTAGAATCACACACAGGAGTCATAATATAAAGTGTGTGGGT
This window of the Engraulis encrasicolus isolate BLACKSEA-1 chromosome 7, IST_EnEncr_1.0, whole genome shotgun sequence genome carries:
- the LOC134451738 gene encoding mucin-2-like, whose protein sequence is MSQELTTQQDPRPVTIGQQDTQPFLIGQQDIAPFLIGQSHASPVLSSTRTWDTSPAIIDQQNGSSMPIGPHHGSPVRLDPRRNSVPPTQPLPAKQLLAYLPRPSPGKTRYTPYSKTVDMKVAAVVVAALNSHNVPDPSPHNIPSASHSIPTASQNLTLTSHSIPVSSPIIPPTSHTISGNSNSILFPSHSIPATTHGIPTTPQTITLISHSVSTTGTPDMIPATSSSMPTMPPLYPAPPSTLFLLPSPSLHTTPVAHPNQPPSPSPSL
- the LOC134451739 gene encoding G protein-activated inward rectifier potassium channel 3-like, translating into MRSFRARHLKRLVATRWQNTVLGTDRAAAAKPRPPEPDHSLSDPLATPNIRRKPRSKLLGDEGAGTGGFGAGARQRYVTKDGKCRVNLGPIEDKLRFLSDIFTTLVDLPLRWFLVAFSTAYLSTWLAFALLYYLAARQHGDLPHTYGIDGHDSDTTHTPHATRPSHACFENMDGFLAALLMSVETQRTIGYGSRQVSSQCLQGAVLIMLQSILGSMIDALTVGCMFVKISRPQQRAQTLLFSHHCVIAERDGRLCLLFRIGDLRQSHMVDAKIRAKLIKSRQTSEGEFIPLEQSEINLGYDTGGDRLLLVEPQTITHVISDSSPFWTVSATALQREHLEIIVILEGIVETSGMTCQARTSYTEDEILWGHRFESCMLLEEGCFRVDYAAFHKTFEVPTSPLSAQQRSLTQES